From the genome of Pseudomonas yamanorum, one region includes:
- a CDS encoding substrate-binding domain-containing protein → MNPLLKTLVALAIGSLGMVAHAEELKVMTSGGFTAAYKVLGAQYATQSGDTLDTILGPSMGKAPEAIPNRLARGEHADVVIMVGYALDDLIKQGKVDKASRVELADSRIGLVVKEGATKPSIATDAELKTVLTNAKSVAYSDSASGVYVEKELFKKLGMPSKGTMIERIPVASQVAKGDYEVGLQQVSELLPIPGVTYVGKIPEDVQSVTRFAAGIPVNAEHPAQAKKLLQFLASPQAQPVVQSTGLDSVSH, encoded by the coding sequence ATGAACCCCCTATTGAAAACACTGGTGGCACTGGCGATCGGTTCCCTGGGGATGGTCGCCCACGCTGAAGAGCTGAAAGTCATGACCTCCGGCGGCTTCACCGCTGCCTACAAGGTGCTGGGTGCGCAATATGCCACCCAGAGCGGCGATACCCTCGACACCATCCTCGGCCCGTCGATGGGCAAGGCGCCGGAAGCGATTCCCAACCGCCTGGCCCGTGGCGAACACGCCGACGTGGTGATCATGGTCGGCTACGCCCTGGACGACCTGATCAAGCAAGGCAAGGTCGACAAAGCGTCCCGCGTTGAACTGGCGGATTCGCGCATCGGCCTGGTGGTCAAGGAAGGCGCAACCAAGCCTTCGATTGCCACCGACGCCGAACTGAAGACGGTGCTGACCAACGCCAAATCCGTCGCGTATTCGGACAGCGCCAGCGGCGTCTACGTCGAAAAGGAACTGTTCAAGAAGCTCGGCATGCCGTCCAAAGGCACCATGATCGAACGCATCCCGGTGGCCTCACAGGTGGCCAAGGGTGATTACGAAGTAGGCTTGCAACAAGTGTCCGAACTGCTGCCGATTCCTGGCGTGACTTACGTCGGAAAAATCCCGGAAGACGTGCAGTCCGTCACCCGTTTTGCCGCCGGCATTCCGGTGAACGCCGAACACCCGGCGCAGGCGAAAAAGCTTCTGCAATTCCTCGCCTCGCCCCAGGCACAACCGGTGGTGCAATCTACCGGCCTGGATTCGGTCTCACACTGA
- a CDS encoding LysR family transcriptional regulator has protein sequence MIINFDLNDLQAFRAVVDKGSFRAAAEAIRISQPALSRRIEKLESALDVKLFERTTRRVSLTMVGRAFLPQVERMLDDLDIALMGISNVASTRMGNVTIACVPSTAYYFMPHVISEFHKLYPKIRLRVLDASAGEVCATVESGEADFGVSFSGSLADGVEFELLLQERYVLACRRDHPLADRASVTWVEAYEHDYITVDKTSGNRFLLDQALRGVRVKKQSICETHHVTTMIGLVEAGLGVAMVPSIAMPGGKHPILTSVPLVEPEVVRNVGLIKRRGRTLTPAALELERLTREMPFRSV, from the coding sequence GTGATCATCAACTTCGACCTCAACGACCTCCAAGCCTTCCGCGCCGTCGTAGACAAGGGCAGTTTCCGTGCGGCGGCCGAAGCCATCCGTATCTCCCAGCCGGCCCTCAGCCGGCGTATCGAGAAGCTCGAATCCGCCCTCGACGTCAAACTCTTTGAACGCACCACGCGCCGGGTCAGCCTGACCATGGTTGGCCGTGCCTTCCTGCCGCAGGTCGAGCGCATGCTCGATGACCTGGACATCGCCCTGATGGGCATCAGTAACGTGGCTTCAACCCGTATGGGCAATGTCACCATCGCCTGTGTGCCGTCTACGGCGTACTACTTCATGCCCCACGTGATCTCCGAATTCCACAAGCTCTATCCGAAGATTCGTCTGCGGGTATTGGACGCGAGTGCGGGCGAGGTGTGTGCGACGGTGGAAAGTGGCGAGGCGGATTTCGGCGTGAGTTTCAGCGGCAGCCTGGCGGACGGCGTGGAGTTCGAGTTGTTGTTGCAGGAGCGATATGTGCTGGCCTGTCGCCGGGATCATCCACTGGCGGACCGTGCCAGTGTGACGTGGGTCGAGGCGTACGAGCACGACTACATCACTGTGGACAAGACCTCAGGCAATCGCTTCTTGCTCGACCAGGCCCTGCGCGGGGTGCGGGTGAAGAAGCAAAGCATCTGCGAAACCCATCACGTGACCACGATGATCGGGCTGGTGGAGGCGGGGTTGGGGGTGGCGATGGTCCCGTCGATTGCAATGCCGGGCGGGAAGCATCCGATTCTGACGAGCGTGCCGCTGGTGGAGCCGGAGGTGGTGCGCAACGTGGGGCTGATCAAGCGCCGCGGGCGTACGTTGACGCCGGCGGCACTGGAACTGGAGCGGTTGACGCGGGAGATGCCGTTCCGGTCAGTGTGA
- a CDS encoding ribbon-helix-helix domain-containing protein, which produces MRSTQQMSITLPIEMAALVKAKVSTGEYASESEVIRDGLRILLARDRAMENWLQDQVIPAAVALKADPDSALSAAQVREHMAAKRQQKGNRKS; this is translated from the coding sequence ATGCGCTCAACCCAGCAAATGAGCATCACCTTGCCGATTGAGATGGCCGCACTCGTCAAAGCCAAAGTGAGCACTGGCGAATATGCCAGTGAAAGTGAAGTCATACGCGACGGGCTGCGAATCTTGCTGGCACGTGACCGAGCAATGGAAAACTGGCTTCAGGATCAAGTGATTCCAGCAGCCGTCGCCCTCAAGGCCGATCCAGACAGCGCGCTGTCTGCCGCTCAGGTCCGCGAACACATGGCAGCCAAACGCCAACAGAAAGGCAACCGTAAGTCGTGA
- a CDS encoding type II toxin-antitoxin system RelE/ParE family toxin has product MTYTVAFSPKAVTQLEELEDYITQAGSPVIAARYVDAIITYCENLSLFPLRGISREDVLPTLRTTHYRHTTIIAFTVDADTETVSILGVFYGGQDYAALLQNEDNG; this is encoded by the coding sequence GTGACCTACACGGTAGCTTTTTCACCCAAGGCAGTAACGCAACTCGAAGAACTTGAAGACTATATCACCCAGGCCGGCTCACCCGTCATCGCTGCGCGCTATGTAGATGCCATCATCACTTACTGCGAAAACCTGTCTCTTTTTCCTCTGCGCGGCATCAGCCGTGAAGACGTGTTACCCACTCTACGTACCACTCACTATCGGCACACCACCATCATCGCTTTTACAGTAGATGCCGACACTGAAACGGTATCGATTCTAGGGGTGTTCTACGGAGGGCAAGATTACGCAGCCCTCTTGCAGAACGAGGACAACGGTTAA
- a CDS encoding SMP-30/gluconolactonase/LRE family protein produces MLCLAALGFFAWQSFYPVSAAEDWSVHVVHRDVAKAASLMPMPDGSLMVSQELSDGLGSIVRILPDGKRELVVGKLSKPDGMVATQGGWVFSQEVDGAPVSFLKDGVVTELFRGDSVQGLWDDGEYLYAIEDRKVAARILRYRWSDKTLSVVRDQLSEGESIVRCTDGRMLYTEKKKGVVRELTNDASDPVVLSQLNKPTFLMCDERGLWINEDSTHRARLLLIDKQGRQQTILSFLKAPQSIVRTTKGTYLVAEGGRDRILELVPSVARVDPVTAETAPPPH; encoded by the coding sequence TTGCTCTGCCTTGCAGCTTTGGGCTTCTTCGCCTGGCAAAGCTTCTACCCGGTCAGCGCAGCCGAAGACTGGAGTGTTCATGTCGTCCACCGCGACGTAGCAAAGGCCGCATCACTGATGCCGATGCCCGACGGTTCGCTGATGGTGAGCCAGGAATTGAGCGATGGGCTTGGCAGTATCGTACGCATCTTGCCCGACGGAAAACGCGAGCTGGTTGTAGGAAAACTATCCAAGCCCGATGGCATGGTCGCCACTCAGGGCGGTTGGGTGTTCAGCCAGGAAGTGGACGGCGCGCCGGTCAGCTTCCTCAAGGACGGCGTCGTCACCGAGCTGTTCAGGGGAGACAGCGTGCAAGGGTTGTGGGACGACGGTGAGTACCTCTACGCCATTGAAGACCGCAAGGTAGCTGCCCGGATCCTGCGCTATCGTTGGAGCGACAAGACACTGAGCGTCGTGCGTGACCAACTCAGCGAAGGCGAGTCGATTGTTCGCTGTACGGATGGGCGCATGCTCTATACGGAAAAGAAGAAGGGCGTGGTCCGAGAGCTGACCAACGACGCTAGCGACCCGGTGGTACTGAGCCAACTGAACAAACCCACCTTCCTGATGTGCGATGAACGCGGGTTATGGATCAACGAAGATTCCACACACCGAGCGCGTTTGTTGTTGATCGACAAGCAAGGACGCCAGCAGACGATTCTGTCTTTCCTGAAGGCGCCACAGTCGATTGTGCGTACGACGAAGGGAACGTACCTGGTGGCCGAAGGTGGCCGTGACCGTATCCTGGAATTGGTGCCGTCCGTGGCACGGGTAGACCCCGTTACAGCTGAAACCGCGCCACCGCCTCATTGA
- a CDS encoding methyl-accepting chemotaxis protein — translation MQGNLRGTLQLIRQSAGQMAASATDLNGITDQSSRSLQKQTAEIEQAATAVNEMTSAADEVARNAVSTSESTRLSNETARDGQQRVGETVSAIQALSTNIGETSSLVQNLADQSRDIGKVLDVIRSIAEQTNLLALNAAIEAARAGESGRGFAVVADEVRALAHRTQQSTLEIDQMVTAMRSGSSEALTSMQSSTQRASKTLILAEGAGGALSQITDSIDQIHQRNLVIASAAEEQAQVAKEVDRNIVNIRDLSAQSSSGAGQINGSSHELARLAVSLNEAVARFQL, via the coding sequence ATGCAAGGCAACCTGCGCGGTACCTTGCAGTTGATTCGCCAGTCGGCCGGGCAGATGGCGGCCTCGGCCACCGACCTCAACGGCATCACCGACCAGAGCAGCCGCAGCCTGCAAAAGCAGACCGCTGAAATCGAGCAAGCCGCCACCGCCGTCAATGAGATGACTTCGGCCGCCGATGAGGTGGCGCGTAATGCCGTTTCCACCTCCGAATCCACCCGACTCTCCAATGAAACGGCCCGCGACGGCCAGCAGCGCGTCGGTGAAACGGTCAGCGCGATTCAGGCGCTGAGCACCAACATCGGCGAAACCTCGAGCCTGGTGCAAAACCTCGCCGATCAGTCGCGGGACATCGGCAAGGTGCTGGACGTGATTCGCTCTATTGCCGAGCAGACCAATTTGCTGGCGCTGAACGCCGCCATCGAGGCGGCGCGTGCCGGTGAGTCCGGGCGTGGCTTTGCAGTGGTGGCCGACGAAGTGCGTGCGCTGGCCCATCGCACCCAGCAATCGACCCTGGAAATCGACCAGATGGTGACCGCGATGCGCAGTGGCTCCAGCGAGGCACTGACCTCAATGCAATCGAGCACCCAGCGGGCCAGTAAAACCTTGATCCTGGCCGAAGGCGCCGGTGGCGCATTGAGCCAGATCACCGACTCCATCGATCAGATTCACCAGCGCAACCTGGTCATCGCCAGCGCCGCCGAGGAGCAGGCCCAGGTGGCGAAGGAAGTGGACCGCAACATCGTCAATATTCGTGACCTGTCTGCGCAGTCGTCCTCGGGCGCGGGACAGATCAATGGGTCGAGCCATGAGCTGGCGCGGTTAGCGGTGTCGCTCAATGAGGCGGTGGCGCGGTTTCAGCTGTAA
- a CDS encoding histone deacetylase family protein, with the protein MRTFFHPEQLLHHPRSYYSRGQMRTPQEVPERARNLLLAAQTLGFEIQQPHDHGLDPLLAVHGAAYLTFLKEAHQRWKEIPEDWGDEVMSNIFVREPNALRGILAQAARYLADGSCPVGELTWRSAYWSAQSAVAAAKDILDGAPAAYALCRPPGHHARFDAAGGFCYINNAAVAAQALRDGFERVAVLDTDMHHGQGIQEIFYDRDDVLYVSIHGDPTNFYPGVAGFAEERGATKGEGFNLNLPMAHGASEAVFFEKLELALKAVKDFSADVLVLSLGFDIYELDPQSKVAVTREGFARLGECIRGLGLPCVIVQEGGYHLETLDSNAQAFFESAQAWSI; encoded by the coding sequence ATGCGTACTTTTTTTCATCCCGAACAACTTTTGCACCATCCTCGCAGCTACTACTCCCGTGGCCAGATGCGCACGCCGCAGGAGGTCCCGGAACGCGCCCGCAACCTGCTGCTGGCCGCCCAGACCCTGGGCTTCGAGATCCAGCAACCGCACGACCACGGCCTCGATCCACTGTTGGCTGTACACGGCGCCGCCTACTTGACCTTCCTCAAGGAGGCCCACCAGCGCTGGAAAGAAATCCCCGAAGACTGGGGCGACGAAGTCATGTCCAACATCTTCGTGCGCGAGCCCAACGCCCTGCGCGGCATCCTGGCCCAGGCGGCGCGCTACCTCGCCGACGGCAGTTGCCCGGTTGGCGAACTCACTTGGCGCTCGGCGTATTGGTCCGCCCAAAGCGCCGTCGCTGCCGCTAAAGACATCCTCGACGGCGCGCCGGCAGCCTATGCACTGTGCCGCCCGCCAGGCCACCACGCCCGTTTCGATGCTGCCGGTGGGTTTTGCTACATCAACAATGCGGCGGTGGCGGCGCAGGCGTTGCGCGATGGCTTCGAGCGCGTCGCCGTACTCGATACCGACATGCATCACGGGCAAGGCATCCAGGAGATTTTCTACGACCGTGATGACGTGCTGTACGTGTCGATTCATGGCGACCCCACCAACTTCTATCCGGGGGTTGCAGGCTTTGCTGAAGAGCGCGGCGCAACCAAGGGGGAAGGCTTCAACCTCAACCTGCCGATGGCGCATGGTGCCAGTGAAGCGGTGTTCTTTGAAAAGCTGGAGCTGGCCTTAAAGGCGGTGAAGGACTTCTCGGCGGACGTGCTGGTGTTGTCCCTGGGGTTCGATATTTACGAGCTGGACCCACAGAGCAAAGTGGCAGTGACGCGGGAAGGGTTTGCGCGGTTGGGTGAGTGTATTCGTGGGTTGGGGCTGCCGTGCGTAATCGTGCAAGAAGGCGGCTATCACCTGGAAACGCTGGACAGTAATGCGCAGGCGTTTTTTGAAAGTGCGCAGGCGTGGTCTATCTGA
- a CDS encoding Zn-dependent hydrolase → MLKINGERLWASLMAMAEIGATARGGSCRLALSAEDQAGRALFSRWCEDAGLTLSVDAIGNLFARRAGTDNEAAPVMMGSHLDTQPEGGRFDGVYGVLAGLEVIRSLDDHGIKTRKPLEIAVWTNEEGARFTPAMLGSAVFTGTLALDKALATQDVAGVSVADALHSTGYNGERPLGSAVDAYFEAHIEQGPILEDNAKSIGVVTGGQAIRWLDVRVEGMAAHAGTTPMPLRKDALYGAAQMIQSLENLAADFVPEGLTTVGELNIAKSSRNTIPGLLNFTVDLRHHRDADIEAMEQQVRVRLQDIAAQRGLSVTVSPHWISPATPFDAECVACVQSAVDALGYAQQSIVSGAGHDAIHLARFCPTAMVFIPCVGGLSHNETEDVLPEDVRQGTDVLLNAVLKRAGQVQ, encoded by the coding sequence ATGTTGAAGATTAATGGCGAGCGCCTGTGGGCCAGCCTGATGGCCATGGCCGAGATCGGCGCCACGGCCCGCGGTGGCAGTTGCCGCCTGGCGTTGAGCGCCGAAGACCAGGCGGGTCGCGCGCTGTTCAGCCGCTGGTGTGAAGATGCCGGGCTGACCTTGAGCGTCGATGCCATTGGCAACCTGTTCGCCCGCCGCGCCGGTACGGACAATGAAGCGGCCCCAGTGATGATGGGCAGCCACCTTGACACCCAGCCGGAAGGCGGGCGGTTTGATGGCGTCTATGGTGTGCTGGCCGGACTGGAAGTGATCCGCAGCCTCGACGACCACGGCATCAAGACCCGCAAACCACTGGAAATCGCGGTGTGGACCAACGAGGAGGGCGCCCGGTTTACCCCGGCCATGCTCGGCTCGGCGGTGTTCACCGGCACCTTGGCGTTGGACAAGGCGCTGGCCACCCAGGATGTCGCCGGTGTCAGCGTGGCGGATGCGTTGCACAGCACTGGCTACAACGGCGAGCGCCCCTTGGGTAGCGCGGTGGATGCGTATTTTGAAGCGCACATTGAACAAGGCCCTATCCTGGAAGACAACGCCAAGAGCATCGGCGTGGTCACCGGTGGCCAGGCGATTCGCTGGCTGGACGTGCGCGTAGAAGGCATGGCCGCCCATGCCGGGACTACGCCGATGCCGCTGCGCAAGGACGCCTTGTATGGCGCCGCGCAGATGATCCAGTCGCTGGAAAACCTGGCGGCTGATTTTGTGCCTGAAGGCCTGACGACGGTGGGCGAATTGAACATCGCCAAGTCTTCGCGCAATACCATCCCCGGCCTGCTGAATTTCACCGTCGACCTGCGCCATCACCGCGACGCCGACATCGAAGCCATGGAGCAACAAGTGCGCGTCCGTTTGCAGGATATCGCCGCGCAACGTGGCCTGAGCGTCACCGTCAGCCCGCACTGGATCAGTCCCGCCACGCCGTTTGATGCCGAGTGTGTGGCGTGTGTGCAGTCGGCGGTGGATGCGTTGGGGTATGCGCAGCAATCCATCGTCAGCGGCGCGGGCCACGATGCTATCCACCTGGCGCGGTTCTGCCCGACGGCGATGGTCTTCATCCCGTGCGTCGGCGGCTTGAGTCATAACGAAACGGAAGACGTGTTGCCCGAGGATGTTCGCCAGGGCACCGATGTATTGCTCAATGCCGTGTTGAAACGTGCTGGCCAGGTTCAGTAA
- a CDS encoding MFS transporter — MKPSASPQPRRAAAAAFIGTMIEWYDFYIYATAAALVFGQLFFPSDDKLFSTMAAFGTFAVGFFARPLGGIVFGHIGDRIGRKKSLVITLVMMGVVTVCIGLLPTYAQIGVAAPVLLVLLRIVQGIAVGGEWGGAVLMAGEHAPKGRRNFFASFAQLGSPAGLILSLLAFSAVTRLPEADLLSWGWRLPFLASALLLIVGLAIRLGVNESPEFLEDKAKAEKARAITQDQAPVIEVLRTSWRPLLLCIGANTLGIAGVYFTNTFMIAYTTQQLNLPRSLILECLFVVAIIQFCVQPLAAWVAEKVGATRFLCAMTVLAMASPYPMFVLVSSGQAPLIILGIALAVVCMASFYAVIAGFVSGLFETRVRYTAISLAYQVCGALAGGLTPLIGTWLAHEYQGQWWPMAVFYSAIAAVSLVCVLALSRRHATAHRLEMA; from the coding sequence ATGAAGCCATCCGCTTCGCCGCAGCCTCGCCGTGCCGCGGCCGCCGCTTTCATCGGCACCATGATCGAGTGGTACGACTTTTACATCTACGCCACCGCCGCCGCGCTGGTGTTCGGTCAACTATTTTTTCCTTCCGACGACAAACTGTTCAGCACCATGGCCGCGTTCGGCACGTTTGCCGTGGGCTTCTTCGCCCGGCCGTTGGGCGGCATTGTGTTCGGGCATATCGGCGACCGTATCGGTCGCAAGAAATCCCTGGTGATCACGCTGGTGATGATGGGCGTGGTGACGGTGTGCATCGGGCTGTTGCCGACCTACGCGCAGATCGGCGTCGCGGCGCCGGTGTTGCTGGTGCTGCTGCGCATCGTGCAGGGCATCGCCGTTGGCGGCGAGTGGGGCGGGGCGGTGCTGATGGCCGGCGAACATGCACCTAAAGGCCGTCGCAACTTTTTTGCTTCCTTTGCGCAGTTGGGCAGCCCGGCGGGTTTGATTCTCTCGTTGCTGGCCTTCAGCGCGGTGACCCGTTTGCCGGAAGCCGACCTGCTCAGTTGGGGCTGGCGCCTGCCGTTCCTGGCCAGTGCGTTGCTGTTGATCGTCGGCCTGGCGATCCGTCTGGGCGTCAATGAATCGCCCGAGTTCCTCGAAGACAAAGCCAAGGCGGAAAAAGCCCGGGCCATCACCCAGGATCAGGCACCGGTGATCGAAGTGCTGAGGACTTCATGGCGCCCGCTGTTGCTGTGCATTGGTGCCAATACCTTGGGGATTGCCGGGGTGTATTTCACCAACACCTTCATGATTGCCTACACCACCCAGCAACTTAACCTGCCGCGCTCGTTGATTCTGGAATGCCTGTTTGTCGTGGCCATCATCCAGTTCTGCGTCCAGCCGCTGGCGGCCTGGGTGGCGGAGAAGGTCGGTGCCACACGCTTTTTGTGTGCGATGACCGTGCTCGCGATGGCCTCGCCGTATCCGATGTTCGTGCTGGTCAGCAGCGGCCAGGCGCCGTTGATCATCCTCGGCATCGCGCTGGCCGTGGTGTGCATGGCTTCGTTTTATGCGGTGATCGCCGGCTTCGTCAGCGGCCTGTTCGAAACCCGCGTGCGCTACACCGCCATCTCCCTGGCCTATCAAGTGTGTGGCGCGCTGGCCGGTGGACTCACGCCGTTGATCGGCACCTGGCTGGCCCATGAATACCAGGGCCAGTGGTGGCCGATGGCAGTGTTCTACAGCGCGATCGCGGCGGTTTCGCTGGTGTGCGTACTCGCGTTGTCCCGTCGTCACGCCACCGCCCACCGCCTTGAAATGGCTTGA
- a CDS encoding LysR family transcriptional regulator — MSENRRDIHPLLNDRLDWNLLRTFRVIGQELSISRAAARLHLTQPAISQALKRLEEQLDCQLIARRGPRFVLTEAGEQIFAIAGEMYGQVSQMSNALQKPGDEVLGKVRLLMISRINSDTFDEFLADFHRQHPRVDLDVEVMRSSDIVAALLEKTATLGLSLNRRPQPRLEQHLFLRQRYAFFCGRHHPLFGRTGLAEGDLQSENFVSFTSDQIGGMLSPLTIFRDQQGFSGRIVASSSSLEEVRRLVIAGFGLGCLPIHVVAEDVKNGLLWRLPPDEGITDVDIHLLWNREQKMSRAEAVFIESLSARLAAE, encoded by the coding sequence ATGTCAGAAAACCGCCGCGATATTCACCCGCTGCTCAATGACCGCCTGGACTGGAACCTGCTGCGCACCTTCCGGGTGATCGGCCAGGAATTGAGCATCAGCCGCGCCGCCGCGCGCCTGCACCTGACCCAACCGGCCATCAGCCAGGCGCTCAAGCGTCTGGAAGAGCAGCTCGACTGCCAACTGATCGCTCGTCGCGGGCCACGTTTCGTGCTGACCGAAGCTGGCGAGCAAATCTTCGCGATCGCCGGCGAGATGTATGGCCAGGTCTCACAGATGAGCAACGCCCTGCAAAAGCCTGGCGACGAAGTGCTCGGCAAAGTGCGATTGCTGATGATCAGCCGGATCAACTCGGACACCTTTGATGAGTTTCTGGCGGACTTCCATCGCCAGCATCCCAGGGTCGACCTGGACGTTGAGGTGATGCGCAGCTCTGACATCGTTGCTGCCCTGCTGGAGAAAACCGCGACGTTGGGCCTAAGCCTTAATCGACGGCCGCAGCCACGGCTGGAGCAGCATCTGTTCCTTCGTCAGCGTTATGCGTTTTTTTGCGGGCGGCATCACCCGTTGTTCGGACGCACCGGGCTGGCGGAGGGAGATTTGCAGTCGGAGAACTTCGTGAGTTTCACCAGCGACCAGATCGGCGGGATGCTCTCGCCGTTGACGATCTTTCGTGACCAGCAGGGCTTCAGCGGGCGCATCGTGGCGTCCTCCTCCAGCCTGGAGGAAGTGCGGCGCTTGGTGATTGCCGGGTTTGGCCTGGGCTGCCTGCCGATTCATGTGGTGGCCGAGGATGTGAAGAATGGACTGCTCTGGCGCTTGCCGCCGGACGAAGGGATTACTGACGTGGATATCCACCTGCTGTGGAACCGTGAGCAGAAAATGAGCCGGGCGGAGGCGGTGTTTATTGAGAGTCTGTCGGCGCGATTGGCTGCCGAATAA
- a CDS encoding SDR family NAD(P)-dependent oxidoreductase — protein MSRIWFITGSSRGLGRSITVAALRAGDRVVATARNPKQLDDLVAEYGDAVYPVALDVTHNQQVLEAVDAAVKHFGRLDVVVNNAGYGDLASVEDVTLKDFSAQIDTNFYGVVHVSKAVVPVLRAQGNGHIFQVSSLGGRIGMAGLAAYQSAKWAVGGFSTVLAQEVTPLGIQVTVLEPGGMRTDWSGSSMTIPAISEPYQQTVGALVELLNSPGILPTGPDRVAEIVLELALNKDAPLRLLIGSDAVQYAARAAADLAESDKKWHDLSVSASD, from the coding sequence ATGTCCAGAATATGGTTTATCACCGGCAGTTCCCGCGGCCTCGGCCGCTCGATTACCGTCGCCGCGCTGCGCGCCGGTGATCGTGTGGTTGCCACCGCGCGCAATCCCAAGCAACTGGATGACCTGGTGGCCGAATACGGTGATGCGGTTTATCCCGTCGCGCTGGATGTCACCCACAACCAGCAGGTGCTGGAAGCGGTTGACGCTGCGGTGAAACATTTTGGCCGCCTGGATGTGGTGGTCAATAACGCCGGCTACGGTGATCTGGCTTCGGTGGAGGACGTGACCCTGAAGGATTTTTCGGCGCAGATCGACACCAACTTCTACGGTGTGGTGCACGTGAGCAAGGCGGTGGTGCCGGTGCTGCGGGCCCAAGGCAATGGGCATATCTTTCAGGTGTCGTCGCTGGGTGGACGTATCGGCATGGCAGGCCTGGCCGCGTACCAAAGCGCAAAATGGGCCGTCGGTGGTTTTTCCACGGTGCTGGCACAGGAAGTCACCCCGCTGGGCATCCAGGTCACCGTGCTGGAGCCGGGCGGCATGCGCACGGATTGGTCGGGCAGTTCCATGACCATTCCCGCCATCAGTGAGCCCTACCAGCAAACAGTCGGCGCCCTGGTTGAGTTGCTCAACTCCCCGGGCATCCTGCCCACCGGTCCGGACCGGGTTGCCGAAATCGTGCTGGAGCTGGCGCTGAATAAAGACGCCCCACTACGCTTGCTGATCGGCAGCGATGCCGTGCAGTACGCCGCCCGTGCAGCCGCAGATTTGGCCGAGTCGGATAAGAAGTGGCATGACCTCAGCGTGTCGGCCTCGGATTAA
- a CDS encoding AraC family transcriptional regulator has translation MPDATQPRFNIPDVFWQALKSLGLEPSAVLRQARLPMTLHLRERRDRRQVTTLEFFRLWEAVRTLNPDPAVGILLVTGLDIAALPPSSFAAFIARDYRDGLHRLARFKQLCTPERLLVAEDGRTCTVTIDWLHTPEAPPALLVDAAFATFVELGRRGSRTPIVPLKVELARAGDGSNVLAEFFGCPVRFGAERNALVLDAADLDRPFPGYNPEMLEMLNPGLVAALAEAATPASISHQVKVTLKRFLASGRPEMVEVARELGMSERTLQRRITEAGTSFRQLMLETRQEVVRHLLTEPSIEIDEIACLVGYEDTNSFYRAFRSWEGTTPARWRALQTPSSSH, from the coding sequence ATGCCTGACGCGACCCAACCCCGTTTCAACATACCCGACGTGTTTTGGCAGGCGCTGAAAAGCCTCGGCCTGGAGCCTTCGGCGGTGTTGCGTCAGGCACGCTTGCCCATGACCCTGCATCTGCGCGAGCGCCGAGACCGGCGGCAGGTGACGACGCTGGAGTTCTTTCGCCTTTGGGAGGCAGTGCGCACGCTTAACCCTGATCCGGCGGTCGGAATCTTGCTGGTGACGGGGCTGGATATCGCCGCACTCCCGCCCTCCAGCTTTGCCGCGTTTATCGCCCGGGATTACCGCGATGGCCTGCACCGCCTCGCCCGTTTCAAACAACTGTGCACGCCTGAGCGCCTGCTGGTTGCCGAGGATGGGCGTACCTGCACGGTGACCATCGACTGGTTGCACACACCAGAGGCGCCGCCTGCGTTGCTGGTGGATGCGGCGTTTGCCACGTTTGTCGAGTTGGGTCGTCGGGGTTCCCGTACGCCGATTGTTCCTCTGAAGGTCGAACTGGCACGCGCAGGGGACGGCAGCAACGTATTGGCCGAGTTTTTTGGTTGCCCGGTGCGGTTTGGTGCCGAGCGTAATGCACTGGTGCTGGATGCCGCGGATCTGGACCGGCCTTTTCCGGGGTACAACCCCGAAATGCTGGAAATGCTGAACCCCGGCCTGGTGGCGGCACTGGCCGAAGCAGCGACACCGGCCAGCATCAGCCATCAGGTCAAGGTCACCCTCAAGCGCTTTCTGGCCAGTGGCCGCCCCGAGATGGTCGAGGTAGCGCGGGAGCTGGGCATGAGCGAACGCACGTTGCAACGGCGCATTACCGAGGCCGGCACCAGTTTCAGGCAGCTGATGCTGGAGACGCGCCAGGAGGTGGTACGGCACCTGCTCACCGAGCCGTCGATTGAGATAGACGAAATCGCGTGCCTGGTGGGCTATGAAGATACCAACTCGTTTTATCGTGCGTTTCGTTCCTGGGAAGGGACAACGCCAGCTCGGTGGCGAGCGTTGCAGACGCCCTCATCGTCTCATTGA